In a genomic window of Helianthus annuus cultivar XRQ/B chromosome 10, HanXRQr2.0-SUNRISE, whole genome shotgun sequence:
- the LOC110882466 gene encoding uncharacterized mitochondrial protein AtMg00810-like: MANVCPQRYQPQPPRQQQPQPQQQQQQVQEPARGRAFLLTTAQAQNANDVITGEDYDVLEPLKHDLAHWFAMNDLGLLRYFLGIVLAQSKKGYILSQTKYLSDSFKWARLTNNRTIDTPLKTNACFSPTNGVPLSDLSLHHTIVGCLVYLTLNRPDITLVVHVVSQFFTAPTSIHRGVVLRILRYTRGIRFQTLLFPSTSSLDLRAYSDANWDSNPNDRKSTTGFYVFIGDLLIS; this comes from the exons ATGGCCAACGTGTGCCCTCAACGATACCAGCCACAACCACCTCGACAGCAGCAAccgcagcctcaacaacaacagcaacaggtCCAAGAACCCGCTAGAGGTCGAGCTTTCCTTCTCACCACTGCTCAGGCTCAAAACGCGAACGACGTCATTACTG GTGAAGATTATGATGTCCTTGAGCCATTGAAGCATGATTTGGCTCACTGGTTTGCGATGAATGATTTGGGCTTGCTACGATATTTTTTGGGAATTGTTTTGGCTCAGTCTAAAAAAGGATACATTCTTTCTCAGACAAAATATTTATCTGATTCGTTTAAGTGGGCACGACTTACTAATAACAGAACTATAGACACCCCTCTTAAGACCAATGCATGTTTTTCTCCTACTAATGGTGTTCCTTTATCTGATCTGAGCCTACATCATACTATTGTAGGTTGTTTGGTTTATCTTACACTTAATCGCCCAGATATAACTCTTGTTGTTCATGTGGTTAGTCAATTTTTCACTGCTCCTACTTCTATTCACAGGGGTGTTGTTCTTCGTATTCTAAGATATACCCGTGGCATTCGGTTTCAGACTCTCTTGTTTCCTTCAACATCTTCTCTAGATTTGCGTGCATATAGCGATGCTAATTGGGATAGCAATCCTAATGATCGTAAATCCACTACTGGTTTTTATGTTTTCATTGGAGATTTGTTAATCTCATAG